The following DNA comes from Pongo pygmaeus isolate AG05252 chromosome 9, NHGRI_mPonPyg2-v2.0_pri, whole genome shotgun sequence.
GCTGGTGAAGCCACACTCGCCCAGTGTCTTGCCATCATCCAAGAGTTGGTAGTCCTTGTACAGCCGCTGCTCGTCGGGCGGCCGCTTGAGGATTCCCTCCACGACGCGCTTCAGCTCGAACACCGTGGTGGACTCCTTGGCGTCAGTGAAGATGGTGGTCTTGCGGCGCCGGATCACGAGGAACACGTCCATCGCGGCGGCTGCCTCTCCCCTCGATGTGCCAGCGCGGCCGCGCTCCGCTCCGCCCCGTTCCCTGCAGCCCGCGCGCGGCCCGGCATGCCCCGCGCGGCCCCGCCTGCCCCAGCGAAGACTcatttttccatgttattatatTGGCTTTCTATGGAACTATCTTATAGCTACATAATATTGTAAGGTTACCATGAAAGATTTAAGACAtactaaaagataaaaagaataatgGAATGAACATCCATGTATCCCACAgagcttaagaaataaaacattatcagTGCAGCTGATACCCTCTGTGTAATCCTCATTTGCAGCTCCCTCCATCTCTAACATATGTAACGACTTTCTGAAATTTGGTGATTATTCAGCCCAtgcatttctttatacttttttttttttttttttttgtagagacggagtctcactctgcggcccaggttggagtgcagtggcgtgatcccagctcactgcaacttctgcctcctgggttcaagcaattctcctgcctcagcctcccaagcagctgggaccacaggcgcatacggccacaccagctaatttattttgtattttagtagagacggggtttcaccgtgttgcccaggctggtctcgaactcctgagctcaggcagtccgcctgcctcgcctcccaaagtgctaggattgcaggcgcgagccaccacgcccagcctactctTTATACTTTtaccacatatgtatatattgctaagtaatatgtaatattatttgCATGTTTCAAGCTTTATATAATTAGTATCCTGAAATGTATAAAGTATTCTACAActtgcttttatttccttctcgGCATTATGATTATGGAAGTTGTCCATGTTGATTCATATTtgctcaaataaatatttaataaacatcatatctatttatataaatatatcctcaaataaatatataataatttatcgTGTGTTCTCCTACTGCTCAACATTCAGGTGGTTTGCAACCATAAATAATACTTTGACAAACGTCTTTCTGcataatgtacattttttttctcacttaggATCATTCCCTAAGTATAGATTCCAGAAGTTAAATTACCAAAAAGCATGAACATTTTTAAGATCCTTGCATATACTTACTGCCACACTGGAGGATTGTACAAACTTTATATTGCCACCAAACATATATCAGTTCCTTGTTTTATCACATACTTAGAAGCTTTGGATGATGTCACTAGTTCTTTAACTTTGGCTAATTTGCTTAGCAAAAACTGGTATACTCATTTCTGGTGAAGTTGAAATTGAATAACTTTTCCATGTTATCTGTTAATCATATTAACTCCTTTGTCTTTTCATGCCTTTTGCCCGTCAGCACTGTTGGAGACGGTGTTTTATCTTAATAGCTTTTTTATGTAACACTGTACTAACAACTCTTGTCAAATTAgctacaaatatttttcctagtttttttgtacctagtttaatttttaaataatgtctatatgtatataattaaagGGTCTGATAAAAATTCTGTCAACTTGCTTATATGGCTGGCATACATATAATAGCATAGGACAGTATGATTGTAAAATCATTACTGTATCATTAAATTTACAAATGCATATGCTAAtttgaaattgggtaatttttttattctcttaatagtCTTGACTCATCCAATTCCCAGAATAGCGTTGACGGAACTGCTAAATGTTGACCTCCATGATATTTGTAAAGAATAGGCAGCCTTTAATAGTCTATGGAGatctttcatttatgttttctttctttcatttatttttatgtctttctaagaaaataattagcAGTTCAAGTTTAAATGACCATTAAAGCTTTTCAAACTACATTTCACTAAATTGTCTAACGTTAGGAAAATTAACACTCAGTtgctatttctttattaatttcttctaattGAGGAACAGCCGTTTgtacaatttcttttcctttttttttttttcgatcgatacggagtttcactcttgttgcccaggctggagtgcaatggcacgatctcggctcactgcaacctctgcctcctaggttcaagcaattctcccgcctcagccacccaagtagctgggattacaggcatgtgccaccatgtccagctaattttgtatttttagtagagacggggtttctccatgttggtcaggctggtctcgaactcctgaccctaggtgatccacctacctcagcctcccaaagtgctgggattacaggcatgaaccactgcgcccggcccatttgtACAACTTCACAATAAAGATTTGACCTTTAAAAGCATTCAAGACATAGGTTGAATGAATCAGTGAGTCTACTCtgagaagaagaataaaaataggtAGTCATTTATTCACCATTCTCACACCTCCTCTGCTATGAAGAATGTCCTAGGACTTAGAAGTCTCCTTTGAAGGCTTATGGAATTAATATAGCTGTTAGCAGGTCAAAACAACTCTCAATCtaacaagaaatatttattgaacacttgttCTATGTCCAGGCCTGAGGCAGATGCTGAAAAATACAGGAAGAATGAATAGCAGTCCTTCTAGAAAGAGCAGAAAGGGGAAGAGAATGGTGAAAAACAAAGCTGTAGGTCGGCAAGCCAGGTTACATAATGATCTTTCATGATCTGGTAAAGAATATGGACTTTGTTTCACAGCGATTGAcagccttaaaatattttttcttttattttgcccATCCCATAGATCAATAGGCATCTTTAAAATACATGAACATGTTTGGTATCACCTTTGTTATATTTGCAGCACCATGAAtctaatcaaataataaaatgtagctAGGCCTATAGGCACACAataccatgccagactaatttttttattttttgtagagacagggtcccattacattgcccaagctggtctcaaactcctgggctcaagtgattctccctcctcagcttcccaaagtgctaggatgacaggcatgagccactgcgtccagcccctTCTGCTTTCATCCTTTGTCAACAAACTCAGGTCCCTGCCAACCTCCTCTCTCTCCGGTCTTCTCCATCCTTTCACATCTTACACATGATGCTAGACTCAAAGCTAAGCAGAACATTAATTTACAAATCAAATGTGACATAACAGTACAAATGGCTTAGTAATAAATATatcatgcttatttttaaaataggtttattGCTTTTCAATTATATTTGTAGTGtcaatcacaagagaaaatagaggaaatgttttaaagaaataaggAGGTAACATCACCATCCAATGTGAAAAACAGTAACTTCGGGGATTTTCTTTGCAAGATTTTTGGATGGCTTTCAAGTAGTTGTAATCATTTTGAATAGATAATTTGTTTCACTTAATGTCATAGTACAAactttttccatgttttttttttttcagactccCAAATCTCTTTCATTGGGGGTAATGGGCCTCTCGGGGGTCCTCACTGCACAGCTTGTTCACTGGCACTGCTTCCCGAGTCCTGGGGCTTCATCACGTCGAGCAGGTCGGGCGGGCTGGAGAACGGCTCGATGCACAGGGCCTCAAAGGCGTCGTCTGCCCGGAAGGCCAGCCCCACCGTGGCGGGGGCCTGCGGCCGTGCTGTTTGGCTGGTGAAGCCACACTCGCCCAGTGTCTTGCCATCATCCAAGAGTTGGTAGTCCTTGTACAGCCGCTGCTCGTCGGGCGGCCGCTTGAGGATTCCCTCCACGACGCGCTTCAGCTCGAACACCGTGGTGGACTCCTTGGCGTCAGTGAAGATGGTGGTCTTGCGGCGCCGGATCACGAGGAACACGTCCATCGCGGCGGCTGCCTCTCCCCTCGATGTGCCAGCGCGGCCGCGCTCCGCTCCGCCCCGTTCCCTGAAGCCCGCGCGCGGCCCGGCATGCCCCGCGCGGCCCGGCATGCCCCGCGCGGCCCCGCCTGCCCCAGCGAAGACTCATTTTTCCACGTTATTATATTGGCTTTCTAGGGAACTATCTTATAGCTACATAATATTGTAAGGTTACCATGAAAGATTTAAGACAtactaaaagataaaaagaataatgGAATGAACATCCATGTATCCCACAgagcttaagaaataaaacattatcagTGCAGCTGATACCCTCTGTGTAATCCTCATTTGCAGCTCCCTCCATCTCTAACATATGTAACGACTTTCTGAAATTTGGTGATTATTCAGCCCAtgcatttctttatacttttttttttttttttttttttttttttttttttgtagagacggagtctcactctgcggcccaggttgggggtgggagtcggggtgaggcgggaggattgctctTGCCctggaggtctaggctgcagtgcactatgatcacgccactgctctccatcctgggcaacagagcaagaccctgtctctaaaaataaaaaataaaataataaaatgtcatcATTTCTTCTTGAATAAAAGATGCATATTAGAAAGATAATTCAAAAGGAAGTGTAGAAAATGGCCTGGATAGAGGAGCTATGGATGGAGGATGACTACGGGGAGACGGATAACAATAGTCCAGGCAAGATATAGGAAGAAGGTTGATGTTACACAACGTCATGCTATGCACTGCGGGGAATACGAAGCTGAACAAGACACAGCCCCTGATGTCaaggatggatgaatgaaaaTGCCAACTTCATGCTTGTTTACACCAACATAGTCCCCCTGGAGACAGTGATATAGAAAGATATGGATAAGAGAAGATAGGCTTATATTAAAATCCTGCTGAAGATAAAGATTATAgaaagtggccgggcgcagtggctcacgcctgtaatcccagcactttgggaggccgaggcgggcagattacctgaggtcaggagttcgagatcagcctgggcaacacagtgaaatcccatctctactaaaaatacaaaattagctgggcgtggtgacacatgcctgtaatcccagatacttgggaggctgaggcaggagaatcggttgaacctgggaggcggaggatgcggtgagccgagatcgcaccactgcactccaccctgagcaagAGTAAATctccgtctcaccaaaaaaaaaaaaaaaaattatagaaagcaATAATTTTTGCTTGATATTTTCAATTTGACTATGTCATTTCCCATATCTTTATATAATCAATTTATACACCCTGCTGTTTGTGTTTTGGCCAGCCATACAAAACAAGGCCATACAAAACAAGGCAACAAGTCAGCAGTTGCCTGGACTTGTTAGCGGATGTGATTTCAGTAACTAATTACTTGCTGACTCAGAGACAGAGGAAAGCAAAATTCTTCTCTCCCTGTTCTGTGGCCAGCCAAGTGATTATGAGGCTGTCAAAGTCCACAGTGATGGGGACTCCTTATAGTGCTCAGCTTGTTCCTTTGCTGTGTCACTGGTTAACCTGGACTGAAGCTTCATTCTAAACATAAAGagatagccgggcgcggtggctcctgcctgtaatcccagcactttgggaggctgaggtgggcggatcacctgaggtcgggagttcaagaccagcctgaccaacatggaaagaccgcaactctactaaaaaaatataaaaattagccgggagtggtggtgggtgcctgtaatcctagctactcaggaggctgaggtagagaattgcttgaacccgggaggcagaggttgcagtgagcggagatcgcatcactgcactccagcctgggcgacagagcgagactccgtctcaaaaaaaaaaaaaaagttagctgggcatggtagcacatgcctgtaatcccagctactcgggaggctgagagaggggaatcacttgaacctgggaggcagaggttgcagtgagccaagatcgcaccattgcactccagcctgggcaataagaatgaaattctatttcaagaaaaaaaaaaagagagagacaaatgaATTATGTAAATATTGTCGGGGCTTGGTATCTGGTCCAAAAAGACTAACCCTCCTTCTGTTTTCCCTGGTCACAGGCTCCATTATTCACCTAATCACTTGGGTGGCTCCACAGAGTGAGCTGCAAGCAGAGTTACTGCAGCGCCCTCCCCCAGCCCTATTAATCAGCACAAACACCCAGCACAGAGCCAGTCCACAGTAGAAAAGGATGGGATTTGGAACTAGATAGGGTTGAATACTGGCTTTGTCAGGCTGAATGACCTCCTGCAAGTTAGTTAACCTCTTGCAACCACAAGTTTCTCACCTCTAAAATAGTGGTTATGAAATGCCCACACACGTATTCAAAATAATAGATGTACAGCACCTGGCACTCTCATGctttgctggtagaaatgtaaaatggtgcagccactttcgaaaacagtttggcagtttcttaaaaagttaaacataaatttaccatacaacccagcaattctatgCCTGGGCGTCTACCCAAGaggaatgaaaacatatgtccacacaaagccTTGtgtgtgaatgttcatagcagcattattcataactgAATtgcaaaaacattatgctaagtgaaagaagccagacaaaaaagatGACATATTCTATGAGTCCATTTGCATCAGGAAAGGCAAAACTAGGGAGACCTAAAGTTGCTTAGGTTTTCCTGGGGCTGGGGAACAGGAGAGGAAGAGCAAATGGGCATGAGAGATCTTTTTGggctgatggaaatgttctaaaactggattgtggtGAGGGGTGCACAACCGTAGATCGACTAAAGGTTATTGAATAGTACACTTAAAATTGTGACATTATTTGGTGTAGAAATTATACctcgctgggcacggtggctcacacctgtaatcccagcactttggaaggctgaggcgggcagatcacctgaggtcaggggtttgagaccatcccgaccaacatggtgaaaccccagctctactaaaaatacaaaaattagctgggcgtggtggcatgcgctgtagtcccagctactcaggaggctgaggcaggagaatcgcttgagccggtgaggcagaggttgcagtgagctgcgatggtgccactgcactccagcctgagcgacacagcgagactgcatctcaaaaaaaagaaagaaagaaagaaagacagaaaaaattataccccaataaagctgtttttaaaaacccACCAACACATAGGAGGCTCTCAATACTGTAGCAAATAGCTGACATTTAGTACATGCTTATTGGTAAGCAAGCAGTACTTTAAGCATGCCACAAGTGACTTTGCTCaatttaactcatttattttctttctttttttttttttttgagacggagtcttgcttgtcacccaggctggagtacagtgacatgatcttggctcactgcaacatccgcctcctgggtttaagccattctcctacctcagcctccccagtagctaggattacaggcacacaccaccatacccaactaatttttgtatttttagtagagatggggtttcaccatgttggcctggctggtcttgaactcttgacctcgtgatccacccacctcagcctcccaaagtgctgggattacaggcgtgagccaccagcccaAAGCGGTGTTTCAGAAACTTCAGTCTTTCAAATGCCACTTTCACTattttttccataatggctactTACCACCTGTACAATCAATTGTTAACCTAACGTTTTTATTTAAACCCACTTGGTTTTTAACAAACTTATAAATGAGACCAGGTgctggtggttcatacctgtaatcctagcactttggaaggccaaggcaggcggatcacttgagctcaggagctcaacaacagcctgggcaatatggcgagacccccatctctgcaaaaaatgcaaaaatttgccacagatggtggtgcacacctgtggtcccagctacttgggaggctgaggtgggaggactgcttgagcccgggaggtcgaagttgcagtgagccacgatcacgccactgtactccagcctgggtgagagagtgaggccctgtctcaaaaaaacaaacaaaaaaaccttacaaataaaaaacagacctcaggccgggcgcggtggctcacgcctgtaatcccagcactttgggaggccgaggcgggtggatcacgaggtcaggagatcgagaccatcctggctaacacggtgaaactccatctctactaaaaatacagaaaattagccgggcatggtggcgggtgcctgtagtcccagctactcaggaggctgaggcaggagaatcgcttgaacccgggaggcagagggggcagtgaactgagattgcaccactgcactccagcctggcaacagagcgagactctgtctcaggaaaaaaaaaaaaaaaaagtctatggtAAACGGAAAGTTACTACAATCACGCGCCAGATAACGTTTCAGTCAACTACAGGCCGCGTATGCGATAGTGGTCACGTAAGACTATAGAGGGGTCTTTCCTTTCTGCGCCCCCGGAGATCTCGGCGTTGCCGGTGTTGCTGGAATTGCAAGAACGAGTTTGCACCCCAAGCCTCGGTTCCGCTGGGGGCTGGGGGGTGTCCCTGATGCCAACATGTGTATCTTTGACCTGGGACGGAAGAAGGCAAAAGCCTTCCCCTCTGGCCACATGGTGAGATCCCCACCTGGTGTCGGCTGAACGCGAGCCGCTCCACTCTGCAGCTGGGGAAGCTGCGCACATTTATGTCAAGCGCACGGTCAAAGTGGTGGCAGGGACGCTCTCACCTCCCAGGGCTTCCCCACCCCGTCTGCGTCATCCTCAATACAAGGTCTCGTCCTGCGCTGGGGCTGCAGGCTCCAGACAGGCCTGCAGGTGCCTGTGGAAAGCCCCCACGGCCGGGGCCAGGTTCACAAGGGCCGGGTCGTCAAGTCGGTCCGCACGAAACCGCGGAACACGGAGCACGTGACTGTGCAGGGCCAAGGACAGGTTCCCGGCGCCAGAAGACCCAGGTGTGGGAGACTGGGCTTTACCACCTTCGATTCGGATCAATTTGAAGACACGTGGCTGAGAAGCGGCTCATCCCAGATGGCTGTGGGGTCCGATACATCCCCACTCGCGGCGCCCTGGACAAGTATCGGACTCTGAGCTCATGAGAGATTCCACTGTGCTGTCCCCTCCTAATGCTCATTAATAAATCCTACttcctatcaaaaaaaaaaaaaaaaaaaattggcccagcgcagtggctcactcctgtaatcccagcactttggaaggccgaggcgggcgggtcacttgaggtcaggagatcgagaccaacctgaccaacatgttgaaaccagtctctactaaaaatacaacaattagctgggtgtggtagcggtcgcctgtaatcccagctgctgggaaggctgaggcaggagaatcccttgaacctgggaggcagaggttgcagtgagccaagatcatgccactgcactccagtctggactacagagcaagactctgcctcaagtaaaaaataaaaattaaaaaactttaaaaaattttaaaaagttaatgtattattgaagaaagtaaatttttaaaataaatttaatgtagccTAAGTGCAGTGCACAGAATGTCCCAGGCCTTCACATCCCCTCACTGCCCACTCATTGACTTACccaacttccagtcctgtaagCTCCAGTCATGGAAAGTGCCTAGACAggtgttcctttaaaaaaaaatcttttttttttttttcttgagacagagtctcgctctgttgcccaggctggagtgcagtggcacgatctccgctcactgcaagctccgcctcccgggttcacgccattctcctgcctcagcctcccaagtagctgggactacaggcgcccaccaccacgcccggctaattttttgtattttttttttttttttttttttttttttttagtagagacggggtttcaccatgttagccaggatggtctcgatcttctgacctcgtgatccgcccacctcggcctcccaaagtgctgggattacaggcgtgagccaccatgcctggccaaaaaaaaatctttcatattgcatttttactgtaccctttctatgtttagatacacacaaatacttaccattgtgttataattgcctgcAGTATTGAGCACCATGCCGTATACATGCAGGATTGTAGCCTGGGAACCATAGGCTATATCATACAGCCTGGATGTATGATATACATCCAGTATATACAGTAGGCTGTGCCATCcgggtttgtgtaagtgcactctaggATGTTTgaacaatgatgaaatcacctgaTGATGCGTTTCCCAGACATATCCTGTTGTTCAGCAATGCATGACTATACAGTGTACGGTGAAAATAAGCATGAGGAAGGCCTAATGGTCTTAGTTTGTGGATGGATGCTGTTGCCTAAAGAAGGCTTGCTCTCTCTCTGAGTAGGGACAGAAAGGAGGCTAAGCATGAGAGAGGTGGCTTAGCCATAGTAGATGTAATCACACTGGAGACTGGGGTCCACGGTTGAGAACAGAGAAGGGCTTTTGCATTTCCCGCCATTCCGCAGAGCTGAAAGACTGAGGCCAGACACCTCCTCAGGGCTTATCACCGTGCCCCGCCTGCTCCTGCAGCTTCATCATCATCCAGTCAGAGTCCATGGAAGTGGAGCTGGAGATGCTGGGGATAGGGGTTGGGGTCGGGTGGCAGGTAGCATGACGTGGAGGTTCAGTGAGGGGCCTGGGAGAATTCACGAGAATGGGATAGCCTGAAAGGTGCGGCTCGCAGCCTGTAGAGTGTGAGGGGACCTGGGGAGCCCAGTGTGCACCCTGTAGAGTTTGGATGTGTGTGACCCTTAATCGTGACCCCTGGGAATGGGAGCTGAGGGACAGTTGAAGTGGTCAAGCCCCGGTGACCCTCCCATGTCAGGGAACTGCACAGCTCACCAAAAAGCTCACCTTCACACTGCTGTGAGAGTCAGAACTCGGATTCCTGGACAAGCGGGCATCAGTAGCCAGGGAGGGGCCATGCAGCCCGGAGAGGACCACAGGGCATCTCTTGTGGGGGGGGGGGCATGTGTTCCCTTCCCCGGAGAAGAAAGGAACCTAGAGGGATGCAGGAGGGCACCAGGCAAACACTAATTTGGATacgaaattaaaaatttaaactacaCTGGCTTTTTCTGGTAACTAAAACTGATCAGACATTTATGGGCTCTGCCCAAGAGGTAGTTAAGAGAAACTTACCTTTCTTCAAGTTAATGGCTTACCAAGAATATGGGAAATATTTGGAAAGAGGGAATAATCTTTCTTCCCTACAATGACAGAGAGATTGAGTGTGGTGGAAGGTGGTcgttaaagaaaatgaaataattattttgctgCTCCATTTGATGCAGACTGTTCAGTCAACTGGGGAGAGAAGgattaaaacaatttcaaaagatTTCATTTCTGTACCCTGCCATTCAGCTAATGCCTGTTATTGTAATATCTAAAATTATCTTTGGTATCTGCTATATTTGGGGAAACTCTGCTCTAGGGGAAGTGAAGAGTTGCTCCCGGCCCCACCCTCCAACCCTGGGGTTGCCAGCAAAGGTACTGAAAGATGTGGGGTAGAATATGGTGTCTAACCTCTTTCTCTTCTCAATCTTCAGCAACCTTTGTCTGTCTTTTATACTTGACCAAAATGaccatttctctccatttatattttcctctctttttaacCACAGAGCCACCAATGTTCCAGGTTGttatttcctctttctgttttcctcatttgctctgtttctcttccctcttcctgaTTTCTTGACTCTTGCCTTTTGTTGGTCAGCAAGGGAGAAGTTTGCCCAACAGATTTTACTCTCCACTGACCGTTCTTAGGGCGAAATGAAAACACCAggctggagctgcccaaggcaCTGTGAGAGGCAGTGCATGGCGGGGTGCAAAACTCCCGCCTGCAAAGCCAGGGGTGAAAGCCGGGCTGTGATTTCAGGTTCAGCCGCTTGTTAACTATTTAGCCTTGGGCAAGTCTCAACTTCTTGAATGATGTTTCTCCATCTGTTAGGTGGGATTAATAATAATACCTGCTTCCTAGACTTCTTAGGAAGCTCAAATGAGGTGACATGAAAATACACACCATAGAGTTCTAGaaaaaagtttccttttattattattattattattttatttattaatttttttccagagatggagtctcactctgtcacccaggaggcaggagtgcagtggtgcgatctcggcttactgaaacctgtgcctctggggttcaagtgattctcctgcctcagccttccgattagctgggactacagacgcaagccaccacgcctggctaattttttgtattttagtaga
Coding sequences within:
- the LOC129008347 gene encoding elongin-B-like; translated protein: MSLRWGRRGRAGHAGPRAGCRERGGAERGRAGTSRGEAAAAMDVFLVIRRRKTTIFTDAKESTTVFELKRVVEGILKRPPDEQRLYKDYQLLDDGKTLGECGFTSQTARPQAPATVGLAFRADDAFEALCIEPFSSPPDLLDVMKPQDSGSSASEQAVQ
- the LOC134740345 gene encoding elongin-B-like, translating into MDVFLVIRRRKTTIFTDAKESTTVFELKRVVEGILKRPPDEQRLYKDYQLLDDGKTLGECGFTSQTARPQAPATVGLAFRADDAFEALCIEPFSSPPDLLDVMKPQDSGSSASEQAVQ